A stretch of Gasterosteus aculeatus chromosome 4, fGasAcu3.hap1.1, whole genome shotgun sequence DNA encodes these proteins:
- the rhogd gene encoding ras homolog gene family, member Gd has translation MQTIKCVVVGDGAVGKTCLLISYTTNAFPEEYIPTVFDNYSAQMSVDGRTVSLNLWDTAGQEEYDRLRTLSYPQTNVFIICFSIGSPSSHANVRHKWHPEVSHHCPNVPILLVGTKRDLRGDAETVKKLKEQSLAPTTQQQGNALAKQIGAVKYMECSALLQDGVREVFAEAVRAVLYPVTKKNPKKCVLL, from the coding sequence ATGCAGACCATAAAGTGCGTAGTGGTGGGCGACGGGGCCGTCGGTAAAACCTGCCTCCTCATCTCTTACACCACCAACGCCTTCCCCGAAGAGTACATACCCACGGTGTTTGACAACTACAGCGCCCAGATGAGCGTGGACGGCCGCACAGTCAGCCTCAACTTGTGGGACACAGCGGGACAAGAGGAGTACGACCGTCTGCGCACGCTCTCCTACCCTCAGACCAACGTCTTCATCATCTGCTTCTCCATCGGCAGCCCCTCCTCCCATGCCAATGTCAGGCACAAGTGGCACCCCGAGGTGTCTCACCACTGCCCCAACGTGCCCATCCTGTTGGTGGGCACCAAGAGGGACCTGAGGGGCGATGCCGAAACGGTGAAGAAGCTGAAAGAGCAGAGCCTGGCTCCCACCACCCAGCAGCAGGGAAACGCCCTGGCCAAGCAGATCGGGGCTGTCAAATACATGGAGTGTTCGGCCCTGCTGCAGGATGGCGTTCGGGAAGTCTTTGCCGAAGCAGTGAGGGCAGTGTTGTATCCAGTCACGAAAAAGAATCCCAAgaagtgtgtgttgttgtaa